One stretch of Streptomyces sp. R21 DNA includes these proteins:
- a CDS encoding UBP-type zinc finger domain-containing protein has product MKQCTHGDALPQPEPEPLSETCLECLAAGSHPVQLRLCLECGHLACCDSSPLRHASEHFKETGHPVMRTFEAGESWRWCFVDHVLV; this is encoded by the coding sequence ATGAAACAGTGCACGCACGGCGACGCGCTGCCGCAGCCCGAGCCCGAACCGCTGAGCGAGACCTGCCTGGAGTGCCTGGCGGCAGGATCGCATCCGGTGCAGCTGCGGCTGTGCCTGGAGTGCGGGCACCTCGCCTGCTGCGACTCCTCACCGTTGCGGCATGCCTCGGAGCACTTCAAGGAGACCGGACACCCGGTGATGCGCACCTTCGAGGCCGGGGAGAGCTGGCGCTGGTGCTTCGTCGACCACGTACTCGTGTGA
- a CDS encoding Na+/H+ antiporter, with translation MHVLPLLLLVAGSAAVAGAARRTPVPAPLLLVAVGLLISYLPGVPDYRLDPDVVLPLLLPPLLYTAATDSSYLDLRAQLRPVALLSVGYVLFATLAVGWAAYLIVPSLPLTAALVLGAVVAPPDAVAATAVARRVGLPSHITTILQGESLVNDATAITAYKVALAAAVGEGATWAGGIGEFLLAAVGGVVVGLALMVPIHWLRTHLNEALLQNTLSLLIPFVAYGVAEQVHASGVLAVVVVALYVGHRAWEVDFATRLQEEAVWKMVAFVLESAVFALIGLQLPVVLEGLGEYAGGRAAWYAVAVFVVVVAARFAWVYPATFLPRLLSSRIREREKNPTWKGPFVIGWAGMRGVVSLAIAFSIPLTLHSGADFPDRNLVLFLTFTTVIGTLVVQGLTLPPLIRLLNLPARDPQAETLAEANAQAQASRIAEQRLDELLDDEANTLPPPLADRLRSVLERRRNAVWERLGAVNPTTGETVDDTYRRLSREMIGAERAVFVRLRDGRYIDDEMLRTLLRRLDLEEAAAYRETAT, from the coding sequence ATGCACGTTTTGCCACTGCTGTTGCTGGTCGCGGGCAGCGCCGCGGTCGCGGGGGCCGCGCGCCGCACGCCCGTACCGGCGCCGCTGCTGCTCGTCGCGGTGGGTCTGCTGATCTCGTACCTCCCCGGGGTGCCCGACTACAGGCTCGACCCCGACGTCGTACTGCCGCTGCTGCTGCCCCCGCTGCTGTACACGGCGGCAACGGACAGCTCCTACCTCGACCTGCGCGCCCAACTGCGGCCCGTCGCGCTGCTCTCGGTCGGGTACGTCCTCTTCGCGACCCTCGCCGTCGGCTGGGCCGCCTATCTGATCGTGCCGAGCCTGCCGCTGACCGCGGCGCTGGTCCTCGGGGCGGTGGTGGCGCCGCCGGACGCGGTCGCGGCCACCGCGGTCGCCCGCCGGGTCGGGCTGCCCTCGCACATCACCACGATCCTCCAGGGCGAGTCACTGGTGAACGACGCCACCGCGATCACCGCCTACAAGGTGGCCCTCGCCGCCGCGGTCGGCGAGGGCGCGACCTGGGCGGGCGGCATCGGCGAGTTCCTGCTCGCGGCGGTCGGCGGCGTGGTGGTCGGGCTCGCCCTGATGGTGCCGATCCACTGGCTGCGCACCCACCTGAACGAGGCGCTGCTCCAGAACACCCTCTCCCTGCTGATCCCCTTCGTCGCCTACGGCGTCGCCGAGCAGGTGCACGCCTCCGGAGTGCTCGCCGTGGTGGTCGTCGCGCTCTACGTCGGACACCGTGCCTGGGAGGTGGACTTCGCCACCCGGCTCCAGGAGGAGGCCGTCTGGAAGATGGTCGCGTTCGTCCTGGAGTCGGCCGTGTTCGCGCTGATCGGACTCCAGCTGCCCGTCGTCCTCGAAGGGCTGGGGGAGTACGCGGGTGGCCGCGCCGCCTGGTACGCGGTGGCCGTCTTCGTGGTGGTCGTCGCGGCCCGGTTCGCGTGGGTGTACCCGGCGACCTTCCTGCCGCGGCTGCTGTCCTCACGCATCCGGGAGCGCGAGAAGAACCCCACCTGGAAGGGGCCGTTCGTCATCGGCTGGGCCGGGATGCGCGGCGTGGTCTCGCTCGCCATCGCCTTCTCGATCCCGCTCACCCTGCACAGCGGAGCGGACTTTCCCGACCGCAACCTCGTCCTCTTCCTGACCTTCACCACGGTCATCGGCACCCTGGTCGTGCAGGGCCTGACACTGCCCCCGCTGATCCGCCTCCTGAACCTCCCCGCGCGCGACCCGCAGGCCGAGACGCTCGCCGAGGCGAACGCCCAGGCGCAGGCGTCCCGGATCGCCGAGCAGCGCCTCGACGAACTCCTCGACGACGAGGCCAACACGCTGCCCCCGCCGCTCGCCGACCGGCTGCGCTCGGTCCTGGAGCGGCGCCGCAACGCGGTCTGGGAGCGGCTGGGCGCGGTCAACCCCACGACCGGCGAGACGGTCGACGACACCTACCGGCGGCTGTCCCGCGAGATGATCGGCGCCGAGCGCGCGGTCTTCGTACGGCTCAGGGACGGCCGCTACATCGACGACGAGATGCTGCGGACGCTGCTCAGACGCCTGGACCTGGAGGAGGCGGCGGCCTACCGGGAGACGGCGACCTAG
- a CDS encoding 1-aminocyclopropane-1-carboxylate deaminase/D-cysteine desulfhydrase has translation MTVPDLPDLPEALDPTVLRPRLPSPLQEAVDERFARHGVRLLLKRDDLIHPDLIGNKWRKLAPNLRAAAGRTVLTFGGAYSNHLRATAAAGRLLGLPTVGVVRGQELAGRPLNPSLSRCAADGMRLHFVDRSTYRRKTDPETLAGILRGAGAEDAYVVPEGGSNSLAVRGCRELGEELRGHADVVALACGTGGTFAGLAAGLAPDQRALGIPVLKGGFLAADIEGLQEDAFGGRRGDWWLDDRFHCGGYARTTPELDAFAEDFEARHGLPVERLYVAKLLYGLVALTAEDAFPRGTTVAAVITGSPFPPAAETARAS, from the coding sequence GTGACCGTCCCCGACCTCCCCGACCTCCCCGAAGCGCTCGACCCGACCGTGCTGCGGCCGCGGCTGCCGTCGCCGCTGCAGGAGGCCGTGGACGAGCGCTTCGCGCGGCACGGTGTGCGGCTGCTGCTCAAGCGGGACGATCTGATCCACCCCGACCTGATCGGCAACAAGTGGCGCAAGCTCGCCCCGAACCTGCGGGCGGCGGCGGGCCGCACGGTTCTCACGTTCGGTGGCGCGTACTCCAACCATCTGCGCGCCACGGCCGCCGCGGGCCGCCTCCTGGGCCTGCCCACCGTCGGCGTGGTCCGCGGGCAGGAGCTGGCCGGCCGCCCGCTGAACCCCTCCCTGTCCCGGTGCGCCGCCGACGGCATGCGGCTGCACTTCGTCGACAGATCGACCTACCGCCGCAAGACCGACCCGGAGACGCTCGCCGGGATCCTCCGTGGCGCGGGCGCCGAGGACGCGTACGTCGTCCCCGAGGGCGGCAGCAACTCCCTTGCCGTACGCGGCTGCCGGGAGCTCGGCGAGGAGCTGCGCGGGCACGCTGATGTCGTCGCCCTCGCCTGCGGCACCGGCGGCACCTTCGCGGGCCTGGCCGCCGGACTCGCTCCTGACCAGCGCGCCCTCGGCATACCGGTCCTCAAAGGCGGCTTCCTGGCCGCCGACATAGAGGGGCTCCAGGAGGACGCCTTCGGCGGCCGGCGCGGCGACTGGTGGCTCGACGACCGCTTCCACTGCGGCGGCTACGCCCGCACCACCCCCGAACTGGACGCCTTCGCCGAGGACTTCGAGGCCCGCCACGGCCTGCCGGTCGAACGTCTCTATGTCGCCAAGCTGCTGTACGGACTTGTCGCCCTTACGGCGGAGGACGCCTTCCCGCGCGGGACGACGGTGGCGGCCGTGATCACCGGCAGCCCGTTCCCGCCGGCCGCCGAGACCGCCCGGGCCTCCTAG
- a CDS encoding N-acetylmuramoyl-L-alanine amidase, whose protein sequence is MAPPMSAGTFLDRLRAEGVTVVEVGDWEHHNRNHKGPWGPVNGVMIHHTATSGSARTVEICRDGYPALPGPLCHGVITKDGVVHLVGYGRANHAGLGDDDVLRAVIAEKALPHDNEADTDGNRHFYGLECENLGDGRDPWPDVQLSAIERVSAAICRHHGWTERSVIGHLEWQPGKVDPRGFTMASMRERVRDRLK, encoded by the coding sequence ATGGCCCCACCCATGTCCGCGGGCACGTTCCTGGACCGGCTCAGGGCGGAAGGCGTCACCGTCGTCGAAGTCGGCGACTGGGAGCATCACAACCGCAATCACAAGGGTCCCTGGGGACCGGTCAACGGCGTGATGATCCACCACACGGCGACCTCGGGCAGCGCGCGCACGGTGGAGATCTGCCGCGACGGCTACCCGGCTCTGCCCGGACCGCTGTGCCACGGCGTCATCACCAAGGACGGCGTCGTCCACCTGGTCGGCTACGGACGGGCCAACCACGCGGGCCTGGGCGACGACGACGTGCTGCGCGCCGTGATCGCGGAGAAGGCGCTCCCCCACGACAACGAGGCGGACACCGACGGAAACCGCCACTTCTACGGCTTGGAGTGCGAGAACCTCGGCGATGGCAGGGACCCCTGGCCCGACGTCCAGCTGTCGGCCATCGAGCGGGTCTCGGCGGCGATCTGCCGCCACCACGGGTGGACGGAGCGCTCCGTCATCGGCCACCTGGAGTGGCAGCCGGGCAAGGTCGACCCGCGGGGCTTCACGATGGCCTCCATGCGGGAGCGCGTCCGCGACCGCCTGAAGTAG
- a CDS encoding family 2B encapsulin nanocompartment shell protein: MSVGEEVRAEQGRPQQSLGTSAARNLATTTKSAPQMQEISSRWLLRMLPWVNVQGGTYRVNRRLSYSVGDGRVTFVKTGDRVQVIPAELGELPVLRDYEDLEVLGELAQRCQQREFAPGEVLASFGGQAEEVFLLAHGKVEKVGTGPYGDDAVLGVLADGAYFGEEALLDPDAIWEYTARAVTACTVLTLPRRDLEQVAERAESLRDHLGEQRAIPEQRTNKYGEKEIDLAAGHTGEQDIPGTFVDYEGSPREYELSIAQTVLRLHTRVADLYNQPMNQTEQQLRLTVEALKERQEHELVNNREFGLLSNCEYDQRLQPHDGVPSPDDLDELLSRRRGTKLLLAHPRAISAFGRELNKRGLVPETVEIAGNRIPTWRGVPIYPCNKIPVSDTRTTSIIAMRTGEAEQGVIGLQQAGIPDEIEPSLSVRFMGINEQAIISYLVTAYYSAAVLVPDALGILENVEIGRWR; the protein is encoded by the coding sequence ATGTCGGTAGGCGAAGAAGTCCGCGCAGAGCAGGGGCGGCCGCAGCAGAGTCTCGGCACCTCGGCGGCGCGGAACCTGGCCACCACGACCAAGTCCGCACCCCAGATGCAGGAGATCAGCTCGCGCTGGCTCCTGCGCATGCTCCCGTGGGTGAACGTGCAGGGTGGTACGTACCGAGTCAACCGGCGCCTCAGCTACTCGGTGGGCGACGGCCGCGTCACGTTCGTGAAGACCGGGGACCGGGTGCAGGTCATCCCCGCGGAACTCGGCGAGCTGCCGGTGCTGCGGGACTACGAGGACCTGGAGGTGCTCGGCGAGCTCGCCCAGCGCTGCCAGCAGCGGGAGTTCGCACCGGGGGAGGTGCTCGCCTCGTTCGGCGGCCAGGCCGAAGAGGTCTTCCTGCTCGCACACGGCAAGGTCGAGAAGGTCGGCACGGGGCCGTACGGGGACGACGCGGTCCTCGGTGTCCTCGCCGACGGGGCGTACTTCGGCGAGGAGGCGCTCCTCGACCCGGACGCCATCTGGGAGTACACGGCCCGCGCGGTCACCGCGTGCACCGTGCTCACACTGCCCCGCCGGGACCTCGAACAGGTGGCGGAGCGCGCCGAGTCCCTGCGCGATCACCTCGGGGAGCAGCGCGCGATCCCCGAGCAGCGCACCAACAAGTACGGCGAGAAGGAGATCGACCTCGCGGCGGGCCACACCGGGGAGCAGGACATCCCCGGCACCTTCGTGGACTACGAGGGCTCGCCACGCGAGTACGAACTGAGCATCGCCCAGACCGTACTGCGCCTGCACACGCGCGTGGCCGACCTGTACAACCAGCCGATGAACCAGACCGAGCAGCAACTGAGGCTCACCGTCGAGGCGTTGAAGGAGCGCCAGGAGCACGAGCTCGTCAACAACCGTGAGTTCGGTCTGCTCAGCAACTGCGAGTACGACCAGCGGCTCCAGCCGCACGACGGCGTCCCCAGCCCCGACGACCTCGACGAACTGCTCAGCCGCAGGCGCGGCACCAAGCTGCTCCTCGCGCACCCGCGCGCGATCTCCGCGTTCGGCCGCGAGCTCAACAAGCGCGGACTCGTCCCGGAGACCGTCGAGATCGCCGGCAACCGCATCCCGACCTGGCGCGGAGTCCCGATCTACCCGTGCAACAAGATTCCGGTCAGCGACACCCGTACGACCTCGATCATCGCCATGCGTACCGGCGAGGCCGAGCAGGGTGTCATCGGACTCCAGCAGGCCGGCATCCCGGACGAGATCGAGCCCAGCCTGTCGGTGCGATTCATGGGCATCAACGAGCAGGCGATCATCTCCTACCTCGTGACGGCCTACTACTCGGCCGCGGTCCTCGTGCCCGACGCCCTCGGCATCCTGGAGAACGTCGAGATCGGCCGCTGGCGGTGA
- a CDS encoding family 2 encapsulin nanocompartment cargo protein polyprenyl transferase yields MGEFMTGTKQCGTETLGRRNQIGSPSDRRTPPSPLDGQEAAGILERARAWVDPELRRAIESLPGSMRRIALYHFGWEHADGTPAAGNAGKAIRPALVLTAVRALGGRHAGAVRAAAAVELIHNFTLLHDDVMDRDTTRRHRPTAWTVFGDADAILAGDALQALAQRLLAEDPHPAASTAAARLANCVVELCAGQHTDTAMEKLGPDEVGLDECLAMAEAKTGALLGCACALGALYAGASPGDVEALDAFGREAGLAFQLIDDVIGIWGDPSRTGKPAGADLIARKKSLPVVAALASGTPAAAELAELYAVPYKEGDPGELERTVLAVERAGGRDWAQGQAADRMSRAMHELSRAIPDPESAGGLLALAEFVTRRSN; encoded by the coding sequence ATGGGTGAGTTCATGACGGGGACGAAGCAGTGCGGGACCGAGACCCTCGGAAGGCGGAACCAGATCGGGAGCCCCAGCGACAGGCGGACCCCGCCGAGTCCGCTCGACGGGCAGGAAGCCGCGGGGATCCTGGAGCGTGCCCGGGCGTGGGTCGACCCCGAGCTGCGCAGGGCGATCGAGTCGCTGCCCGGTTCGATGCGCCGGATCGCGCTCTACCACTTCGGCTGGGAGCACGCGGACGGCACACCGGCGGCGGGCAACGCGGGCAAGGCGATCAGGCCGGCGCTCGTCCTGACCGCCGTCCGGGCGCTCGGCGGACGGCACGCCGGTGCCGTACGGGCGGCGGCCGCCGTGGAGTTGATCCACAACTTCACGCTGCTGCACGACGACGTCATGGACCGGGACACCACCCGCAGGCACCGCCCCACCGCGTGGACCGTGTTCGGCGACGCCGACGCGATCCTCGCCGGGGACGCCCTGCAGGCCCTGGCCCAGCGGCTGCTCGCCGAGGACCCGCATCCGGCGGCGTCCACCGCGGCCGCCCGGCTCGCGAACTGCGTCGTCGAACTGTGCGCGGGGCAGCACACGGACACCGCCATGGAGAAACTCGGCCCGGACGAGGTCGGCCTCGACGAGTGCCTCGCCATGGCCGAGGCCAAGACGGGCGCGCTGCTCGGCTGCGCCTGCGCGCTCGGGGCGCTGTATGCGGGGGCGTCGCCCGGTGACGTGGAGGCCCTGGACGCGTTCGGCCGCGAGGCCGGGCTCGCCTTCCAGCTGATCGACGACGTGATCGGGATCTGGGGGGACCCGAGCCGTACCGGCAAGCCGGCCGGGGCGGACCTCATCGCCCGCAAGAAGTCCCTCCCCGTGGTGGCCGCACTCGCCTCCGGCACCCCGGCGGCGGCCGAACTCGCCGAGCTGTACGCGGTCCCGTACAAGGAAGGGGATCCGGGCGAACTGGAGCGCACGGTGCTGGCCGTCGAGCGGGCCGGCGGCCGGGACTGGGCCCAGGGCCAGGCAGCCGACCGGATGTCCCGCGCGATGCACGAACTCTCCCGGGCGATCCCGGACCCGGAGTCGGCGGGCGGCCTCCTCGCCCTGGCGGAATTCGTGACGCGACGCAGCAACTGA
- a CDS encoding GNAT family N-acetyltransferase, whose translation MGVAIRAAGEGDREALARLLDEAFQDDPVSGWVFPGEEHRRVAHPRLMAAFVGIVLAEGRIDVTEDFSACALWLPMPAEGPEPDGAEDDSAVQLREAVDPDNERVEQIGRLTGEVHPEGRAHEYLWMIAVAPGHQGQGLGTAIMQPVLDRCDREGLPAYLEASSARSRALYERLGFTFMGRTVDLPDGPHMWPMWREPQG comes from the coding sequence ATGGGTGTGGCCATCAGGGCGGCGGGCGAGGGCGATCGCGAGGCCCTCGCGCGGCTGCTGGACGAGGCGTTCCAGGACGACCCGGTGAGCGGCTGGGTTTTCCCGGGCGAGGAGCACCGGCGCGTCGCACACCCCCGGCTGATGGCCGCGTTCGTCGGCATCGTGCTCGCCGAGGGACGCATCGATGTCACGGAGGACTTCTCGGCCTGCGCGCTGTGGCTGCCGATGCCGGCTGAGGGCCCCGAGCCCGACGGCGCGGAGGACGACTCGGCCGTGCAACTGCGCGAGGCCGTCGACCCCGACAACGAGCGCGTCGAGCAGATCGGCCGGCTGACCGGCGAGGTCCACCCCGAGGGCCGCGCCCACGAATACCTGTGGATGATCGCAGTGGCGCCGGGCCACCAGGGCCAGGGCCTCGGCACGGCGATCATGCAGCCCGTGCTCGACCGCTGCGACCGCGAGGGCCTGCCCGCGTACCTGGAGGCGAGCAGCGCCCGCAGCCGAGCCCTGTACGAGCGCCTCGGCTTCACCTTCATGGGCCGCACCGTCGACCTGCCGGACGGCCCGCACATGTGGCCGATGTGGCGTGAGCCCCAGGGCTGA
- a CDS encoding DUF952 domain-containing protein has product MSSEILHITERSLWEAARASGAYTMSTRGRTLEEEGFIHCSSRRQLPDVAAFLYGSYAGPDELVVLVVDPDRLDVPLVYEAPKPGAEEFPHVYGPIPAAAVVDVEAWAPVRD; this is encoded by the coding sequence ATGTCCTCAGAGATCCTGCACATCACCGAGCGCTCCCTGTGGGAGGCGGCCCGCGCGAGCGGCGCGTACACGATGTCGACCCGCGGCCGCACGCTGGAGGAGGAGGGCTTCATCCACTGCTCCTCGCGGCGGCAACTCCCGGACGTGGCCGCCTTCCTGTACGGCTCCTACGCCGGGCCCGACGAACTCGTGGTCCTCGTCGTCGACCCCGACCGGCTCGACGTACCGCTGGTGTACGAGGCCCCGAAGCCCGGCGCCGAGGAGTTCCCGCACGTGTACGGCCCGATCCCGGCGGCGGCCGTCGTGGACGTGGAGGCGTGGGCCCCGGTCAGGGACTAG
- a CDS encoding VOC family protein — MDLKLSQCFIAVDDHDKALAFYRDVLGLEVRNDVAFEGMRWVTVSSPIQPDVEIVLEPPSASPDASPADKQAMAELLAKGVLRGVIFSTSDCDALYERVRDSGADVLQEPTDQPWGARDCAFRDPAGNLLRFKERNDG, encoded by the coding sequence ATGGACCTGAAACTCTCCCAGTGCTTCATCGCCGTGGACGACCACGACAAGGCCCTGGCGTTCTACCGGGACGTGCTGGGCCTGGAGGTCCGCAACGACGTGGCCTTCGAGGGAATGCGCTGGGTGACCGTGAGTTCGCCGATCCAGCCCGACGTGGAGATCGTCCTGGAGCCGCCCAGCGCGAGCCCGGACGCCTCCCCCGCCGACAAGCAGGCGATGGCCGAGCTGCTGGCCAAGGGCGTCCTGCGCGGCGTGATCTTCTCCACCTCCGACTGCGACGCCCTGTACGAACGCGTCCGCGACTCCGGCGCCGACGTCCTCCAGGAGCCGACGGACCAGCCGTGGGGCGCGCGCGACTGCGCCTTCCGCGACCCGGCGGGCAATCTCCTGCGCTTCAAGGAGCGCAACGACGGCTGA
- a CDS encoding helix-turn-helix transcriptional regulator produces the protein MTVEDLVRLRRARDRMDREYAEPLDMAALARTALMSPGHFQRSFRAAYGETPYTYLMTRRIERAKALLRRGDLTVTEVCFAVGCTSLGSFSSRFTELVGETPSAYRARSHDHGAPIPSCVAQRLTRPARRRNPEAEPGRWL, from the coding sequence GTGACCGTAGAGGACTTGGTCCGGCTGCGCCGGGCACGCGACCGCATGGACCGGGAGTACGCCGAGCCGCTGGACATGGCGGCGCTGGCCCGCACCGCGCTGATGTCCCCCGGGCACTTCCAGCGCAGCTTCCGCGCCGCCTACGGAGAGACCCCGTACACGTATCTCATGACCCGCCGCATCGAGCGGGCCAAGGCGTTGCTGCGCCGGGGCGACCTGACGGTCACGGAGGTGTGCTTCGCCGTGGGCTGTACGTCTCTCGGGTCGTTCAGCTCCCGGTTCACCGAGCTGGTGGGCGAGACCCCGAGCGCGTACCGGGCGCGTTCGCACGACCACGGGGCGCCGATTCCGTCCTGCGTGGCGCAGCGCCTCACCCGCCCGGCCCGCCGCCGCAACCCGGAAGCGGAACCCGGTAGATGGCTTTAA
- the sodN gene encoding superoxide dismutase, Ni: MLSRLFAPKVKVSAHCDLPCGVYDPAQARIEAESVKAVQEKMAGNDDPHFQARATVIKEQRAELAKHHVSVLWSDYFKPPHFEKYPELHQLVNDALKALSAAKASTDPATGQKALDYIAQIDKIFWETKKA; this comes from the coding sequence ATGCTCTCCCGCCTGTTTGCCCCCAAGGTCAAGGTCAGCGCCCACTGCGACCTGCCCTGCGGCGTGTACGACCCGGCCCAGGCCCGCATCGAGGCGGAGTCGGTGAAGGCCGTCCAGGAAAAGATGGCCGGCAACGACGACCCGCACTTCCAGGCGCGCGCCACCGTCATCAAGGAGCAGCGCGCCGAGCTCGCCAAGCACCACGTCTCGGTGCTCTGGAGCGACTACTTCAAGCCCCCGCACTTCGAGAAGTACCCGGAGCTGCACCAGCTGGTCAACGACGCCCTGAAGGCCCTCTCGGCCGCCAAGGCGTCCACCGACCCGGCGACGGGCCAGAAGGCGCTGGACTACATCGCCCAGATCGACAAGATCTTCTGGGAGACCAAGAAGGCCTGA
- the sodX gene encoding nickel-type superoxide dismutase maturation protease: protein MPELSQETERGRALLPFGAAEVTGPSMVPTLQHGDRLVVQYGARIRPGDVVVLRHPFQQDLLVVKRAAERREGGWWVLGDNAYAGGDSTDYGTVPEELVLGKVRLRYRPLKDGQRSPFALVRWALSAARPVLSDRSASRRLRAR from the coding sequence ATGCCGGAGCTGTCGCAGGAGACCGAGCGCGGGAGGGCTCTGCTGCCATTCGGGGCGGCCGAGGTGACGGGGCCGTCCATGGTGCCCACGCTGCAGCACGGGGACCGTCTCGTCGTGCAGTACGGGGCGCGGATCCGGCCCGGTGACGTGGTCGTCCTGCGCCATCCGTTCCAGCAGGACCTGCTGGTCGTGAAGCGTGCGGCCGAGCGGCGGGAGGGTGGCTGGTGGGTGCTCGGTGACAACGCCTACGCGGGCGGGGACAGCACCGACTACGGGACCGTGCCCGAGGAACTGGTGCTCGGGAAGGTGCGGTTGCGGTACCGGCCCCTGAAGGACGGTCAGCGTTCGCCCTTCGCGCTCGTGCGCTGGGCGCTGTCCGCCGCCAGGCCGGTGCTCTCCGACCGGTCCGCCTCCAGGCGCTTGCGGGCGCGGTAG
- a CDS encoding ABATE domain-containing protein, producing MELAYYSDYAVRLVNSEEPARGKDSLTSVDAVRDLFAGNSSAARRATDADVTRFRSVRARLRAVFEAADTDDETLAVDLLNSLLLEFPVSPQIAGHDYRDDDGRPLWHMHLADHPSNATAGFAAIAAMGLAFHLTEYGVDRLGLCEAAPCRNAYLDTSTNRSRRYCSDRCATRANVAAYRARKRLEADRSESTGLAADSAQRTSAKGER from the coding sequence GTGGAACTGGCCTATTACTCGGATTACGCGGTACGCCTCGTCAACAGCGAGGAGCCGGCCCGGGGCAAGGACTCACTCACCTCGGTCGACGCGGTCCGTGATCTCTTCGCGGGCAACTCCTCGGCGGCCCGTCGCGCCACGGACGCGGACGTCACACGCTTCCGTTCGGTGCGCGCCCGGCTGCGCGCGGTCTTCGAGGCGGCGGACACCGACGACGAGACCCTCGCGGTGGACCTGCTGAACTCGCTGCTCCTCGAATTCCCCGTGAGCCCGCAGATCGCCGGCCACGACTACCGGGACGACGACGGACGCCCGCTGTGGCACATGCATCTGGCGGACCACCCCTCGAACGCGACGGCGGGCTTCGCGGCGATCGCCGCGATGGGCCTGGCGTTCCATCTGACGGAGTACGGCGTCGACCGCCTCGGCCTGTGCGAGGCCGCACCCTGCCGCAACGCCTACCTGGACACCTCGACCAACCGCTCCCGGCGCTACTGCTCGGACCGCTGCGCGACCCGCGCCAACGTGGCCGCCTACCGCGCCCGCAAGCGCCTGGAGGCGGACCGGTCGGAGAGCACCGGCCTGGCGGCGGACAGCGCCCAGCGCACGAGCGCGAAGGGCGAACGCTGA
- a CDS encoding trans-aconitate 2-methyltransferase, which yields MTTTTGTDWQAWQQSWDRQQEWYMPDREERFRVMLDMVEALVGSEPRVLDLACGTGTITARLLARFPKAVSTGVDLDPALLTIAEGTFRDDDRVSFVTADLKDPQWTARLPYDSYDAVLTATALHWLHSEPLAALYGQVAELVRDGGVFMNADHMIDETTPRINAAERAQRHTRMDQAKDNGALDWAQWWQVAAEDPVLAAPTARRYEIYGEHADGDMPSAAWHARVLREKGFGEARPVWSSPSDTLLLAVK from the coding sequence ATGACCACCACGACAGGAACCGACTGGCAGGCCTGGCAGCAGAGCTGGGACCGGCAGCAGGAGTGGTACATGCCCGACCGCGAAGAGCGCTTCCGGGTGATGCTGGACATGGTCGAGGCGCTCGTGGGGTCCGAGCCCCGCGTCCTCGACCTCGCCTGCGGCACCGGAACCATCACCGCCCGGCTGCTGGCGCGTTTCCCGAAGGCCGTCAGTACGGGCGTCGACCTCGACCCGGCGCTGCTCACCATCGCCGAGGGCACCTTCCGGGACGACGACCGGGTCAGCTTCGTGACCGCCGACCTGAAGGACCCGCAGTGGACGGCCCGGCTGCCGTACGACTCGTACGACGCCGTCCTGACCGCCACCGCTCTCCACTGGCTGCACAGCGAACCCCTCGCGGCCCTCTACGGTCAGGTCGCGGAACTCGTCCGCGACGGCGGTGTGTTCATGAACGCCGACCACATGATCGACGAGACGACGCCCCGGATCAACGCGGCCGAGCGCGCCCAGCGCCACACCCGCATGGATCAGGCCAAGGACAACGGCGCCCTCGACTGGGCGCAATGGTGGCAGGTGGCCGCCGAGGACCCCGTCCTCGCCGCCCCGACCGCCCGCCGCTACGAGATCTACGGCGAGCACGCCGACGGTGACATGCCCTCCGCCGCCTGGCACGCGCGCGTGCTGCGCGAAAAGGGCTTCGGCGAGGCCCGGCCGGTGTGGAGCTCACCCTCGGACACGCTGCTGCTCGCGGTCAAGTAG